Proteins from a single region of Patescibacteria group bacterium:
- the groL gene encoding chaperonin GroEL (60 kDa chaperone family; promotes refolding of misfolded polypeptides especially under stressful conditions; forms two stacked rings of heptamers to form a barrel-shaped 14mer; ends can be capped by GroES; misfolded proteins enter the barrel where they are refolded when GroES binds), with protein sequence MAKQILFNEEARTAMKRGIDKLAAAVKITLGPKGRNIALDKGYGSPTITNDGVTVAKEIELEDRFENAGAQLLQEAASKTNDVAGDGTTTAVVLAQAIFSQGLKSVTAGSNPILIRRGIEKGVAAVVKELKEKIAKPVSTPEEIEQVASISASDVNIGKIISQAMAKVGKDGVITVEDSQSFEMSLEVTEGMQFDRGYISPYMITNTEKMVSEYNDPLILITDKKISAINEIVPLLEKMLQAGKKELVIFADEVEGEALTTLVLNKLRGVFNVLAVKAPGFGDNKKEMLQDIAILTGGKVITEDLGLKLESVRIEDLGQARRIISTKDNTTIVEGKGDQQALKDRVSHLKKEIEKTTSDFDREKFQERLAKLSGGVAVIKVGAATETEMKEMKFKVEDAVHATKAAVAEGIVVGGGVALIRCLPVLDTLMLEGEEKLGIDILRLALEEPIKQIAHNAGYEDEGEVVQKIKQEKGNFGYNAASNKFEDLVVAGIIDPAKVTRTALQNAASIAGLLLTTEAVVTDLPEKQDKHNHAAPSMGLPGGEY encoded by the coding sequence ATGGCAAAACAAATTTTATTTAACGAAGAGGCTCGTACGGCCATGAAGCGCGGCATTGATAAATTAGCCGCGGCCGTAAAAATTACCTTAGGCCCCAAGGGTCGCAACATAGCCCTAGATAAGGGTTATGGTTCGCCGACCATTACTAACGATGGCGTGACCGTAGCCAAAGAAATTGAGCTTGAGGATAGATTCGAAAATGCCGGAGCGCAACTATTACAAGAGGCGGCCTCGAAAACTAATGATGTGGCAGGAGATGGTACGACCACAGCTGTAGTTTTGGCGCAAGCGATTTTCAGCCAAGGCCTAAAAAGCGTCACGGCTGGCTCTAACCCCATACTAATTCGCCGTGGGATTGAAAAGGGTGTGGCCGCAGTAGTTAAAGAATTAAAAGAAAAAATTGCTAAACCGGTTTCCACCCCAGAAGAAATCGAACAAGTGGCTTCTATTTCAGCTAGTGACGTTAATATCGGTAAAATTATTTCCCAAGCCATGGCCAAGGTCGGTAAAGATGGAGTAATCACCGTGGAAGATTCACAATCTTTTGAAATGTCCCTGGAAGTGACCGAGGGCATGCAGTTTGACCGGGGCTATATCTCGCCCTATATGATTACCAATACTGAAAAAATGGTTTCAGAATATAACGATCCATTAATTCTCATTACTGACAAAAAAATTTCGGCTATTAATGAAATTGTTCCGCTTTTAGAAAAAATGTTGCAAGCCGGCAAGAAAGAATTAGTTATTTTTGCTGATGAGGTTGAAGGAGAAGCTTTGACCACCTTAGTTTTAAATAAACTAAGAGGCGTATTTAATGTTTTAGCAGTTAAGGCGCCTGGTTTTGGCGATAACAAAAAAGAAATGTTGCAAGATATTGCCATTTTAACCGGCGGAAAGGTTATTACTGAAGATTTAGGTTTAAAATTAGAATCAGTTAGAATTGAAGATTTGGGCCAGGCCCGCCGAATTATTTCCACCAAAGACAACACAACTATCGTCGAGGGTAAGGGCGATCAGCAAGCGCTTAAAGATCGCGTTAGTCATTTAAAAAAAGAAATAGAAAAAACAACTTCTGATTTTGATCGGGAAAAATTTCAAGAGCGTCTGGCAAAGCTATCCGGTGGAGTAGCCGTGATTAAAGTTGGCGCGGCGACAGAAACCGAAATGAAAGAAATGAAATTTAAAGTTGAAGACGCTGTGCATGCAACCAAAGCAGCCGTGGCCGAAGGAATTGTGGTCGGCGGCGGAGTAGCCTTGATTCGCTGTTTGCCGGTTCTTGATACGCTTATGCTTGAAGGAGAAGAAAAACTGGGTATAGATATTTTAAGGTTAGCCCTAGAAGAGCCAATTAAGCAAATTGCGCATAATGCTGGTTATGAAGACGAGGGCGAGGTAGTGCAGAAAATAAAACAAGAAAAGGGTAATTTCGGTTATAATGCCGCCTCAAATAAATTCGAGGATTTAGTGGTAGCCGGTATTATTGATCCGGCCAAAGTAACCCGCACTGCTTTACAGAATGCTGCTTCGATTGCCGGCTTGCTTTTAACTACTGAAGCCGTGGTTACTGATTTGCCCGAAAAACAAGATAAACATAATCATGCGGCGCCGTCTATGGGCTTGCCTGGCGGAGAATATTAA
- the secG gene encoding preprotein translocase subunit SecG, producing the protein MTKYLDIAQIIVTALLVISVLLQSRGSGLSSLLGGGGEFYSTRRGLEKKIFIATVVLAVIFLGLGVARLLIR; encoded by the coding sequence ATGACTAAATATCTGGATATTGCTCAAATTATAGTAACCGCCCTGCTTGTTATTTCTGTTTTATTGCAATCTCGCGGCAGCGGTTTATCGTCTCTTCTTGGTGGCGGTGGGGAGTTTTATAGCACTAGGCGCGGCCTGGAAAAAAAGATCTTCATTGCTACTGTTGTTTTGGCTGTCATTTTCTTAGGCTTAGGCGTCGCTCGCTTGCTCATAAGGTAA
- the ppsA gene encoding phosphoenolpyruvate synthase yields the protein MSKDFVLPFKNLRIKDISRVGGKNASLGEMFTQLTKHGLRVPDGFATTAEAYRYFLAQTGLDKKIKKALTGLDIKNLKDLAYRGKTIRQMISATPLPEKLTKEVLKYYRQLSKKYDTENLDVAVRSSATAEDLPGASFAGAQESYLNISGEGEVLKAVRLCIASLFTDRAIVYRVEQGFDHLKTALSVGVQKMVRSDLAYSGVMFSCDTESGFADVTVINSSWGLGENIVKGRVTPDEFMVYEPLLTKGYQPIIKRKLGSKEVTMIYNKASGRPTKNLTTPIDKRQKFTLTDSEILELARYSITIEKHYGRPMDIEWAKDGHDKSLYIIQARPETVQSKKNVNVLEEYVFDKSAKNKKVLLEGIAIGSKIGQGEIRVIKNVKEIEQFKPGQILVTKMTDPDWVPVMKMAKAIITDEGGRTCHAAIVSRELGVPCVVGSTKATQILRSGQKVTVSCAEGERGIIYQGILPFTIKKTSLKGLYRPKVKIMMNVGEPDQAFNFSFIPSDGVGLAREEFIINNYIGIHPLALLNFSKMPASVKKQVKQITAGYSNKTQFYVDKLAEGIGRIAAAFYPKDVIVRFSDFKSNEYANLIGGKLFEPVEQNPMIGWRGASRYYDQKFKAAFDLECRAIKKVREIFGLDNVIAMVPFCRTIEEGQKVISIINAHGLKKQKAGLKPLKVYVMAEIPSNIILAEEFSKIFDGFSIGSNDLAQLTLGLDRDSGIISHIANEKNEAVKILIRQLIKIAHQYKRKVGICGQAPSDFPDFAKFLVKEGIDSISLNPDTVIKTTMALKK from the coding sequence ATGTCAAAAGATTTTGTTTTACCATTTAAGAATCTAAGAATTAAGGACATCTCTAGGGTGGGCGGTAAAAATGCATCTCTTGGAGAAATGTTTACGCAATTAACTAAACATGGTTTGCGAGTGCCAGACGGATTCGCGACAACTGCCGAGGCTTATCGATATTTTTTAGCACAAACCGGTTTAGATAAAAAAATAAAAAAAGCACTAACCGGCCTCGATATAAAAAATTTGAAAGATTTGGCCTATCGAGGCAAAACCATCCGCCAGATGATTTCTGCCACTCCTTTGCCAGAAAAATTAACCAAAGAAGTTTTAAAATATTATCGGCAGTTATCAAAAAAATATGATACGGAAAATTTGGATGTCGCCGTGCGTAGTTCGGCTACGGCCGAAGACTTGCCGGGCGCCTCTTTTGCCGGAGCCCAAGAATCTTATTTGAATATTTCCGGAGAAGGAGAAGTTCTAAAGGCAGTTCGTCTTTGCATTGCTTCGTTATTTACCGACCGAGCAATTGTCTATCGCGTGGAACAAGGATTTGATCATCTTAAAACCGCGTTATCGGTTGGCGTGCAAAAAATGGTTCGCTCTGACCTGGCCTATTCTGGCGTGATGTTTTCTTGCGATACAGAATCTGGCTTTGCCGACGTGACCGTAATTAATTCTTCTTGGGGCCTGGGCGAGAATATTGTTAAGGGGCGCGTTACGCCTGATGAATTTATGGTTTACGAACCGTTATTAACAAAGGGCTATCAGCCAATTATTAAAAGGAAATTGGGCAGCAAAGAAGTGACCATGATTTACAATAAAGCATCAGGTCGGCCGACTAAAAATTTAACGACACCTATTGATAAAAGGCAAAAATTTACTCTCACTGATTCAGAAATTTTAGAACTAGCTCGTTATTCAATAACCATAGAAAAACACTATGGCCGGCCGATGGATATCGAATGGGCAAAAGATGGCCATGATAAAAGTTTATATATTATTCAGGCCCGGCCAGAGACGGTCCAATCCAAGAAAAACGTTAACGTTTTGGAAGAATATGTTTTTGACAAATCCGCAAAAAATAAAAAAGTTTTATTAGAAGGCATTGCCATTGGTTCAAAAATCGGTCAGGGCGAAATCAGGGTAATAAAGAACGTCAAAGAAATCGAACAGTTTAAGCCAGGGCAAATTTTAGTGACCAAGATGACCGATCCAGATTGGGTGCCGGTTATGAAAATGGCTAAGGCGATTATCACTGACGAAGGCGGTCGGACTTGTCATGCGGCAATTGTGTCGCGCGAACTTGGTGTTCCTTGTGTGGTTGGCAGCACTAAGGCGACTCAAATTTTGCGTTCTGGACAAAAAGTAACAGTTAGTTGCGCTGAGGGCGAGCGAGGAATCATCTACCAAGGAATTTTGCCCTTTACAATTAAAAAAACCTCTCTTAAGGGTTTATATCGGCCAAAAGTTAAAATTATGATGAATGTGGGCGAACCAGATCAGGCCTTTAATTTTTCTTTTATTCCGAGTGACGGTGTTGGATTAGCCAGAGAAGAATTTATTATTAATAATTATATCGGTATTCATCCGCTGGCTTTGCTTAATTTTTCTAAAATGCCAGCCTCGGTTAAAAAACAAGTCAAGCAAATTACGGCTGGCTATAGCAATAAAACTCAATTTTACGTCGACAAATTAGCCGAAGGCATTGGCCGTATTGCTGCTGCGTTTTATCCCAAAGACGTGATCGTTCGCTTTTCTGATTTCAAGAGCAATGAATATGCCAACTTAATTGGCGGAAAATTATTTGAACCAGTTGAGCAGAATCCGATGATTGGTTGGCGCGGCGCTTCAAGATATTATGATCAAAAATTTAAAGCAGCCTTTGATCTTGAATGCCGGGCGATTAAAAAAGTTCGCGAAATTTTCGGGTTAGACAACGTTATCGCCATGGTGCCGTTTTGTCGAACGATTGAAGAGGGCCAAAAAGTTATTTCGATTATTAACGCTCATGGGTTAAAAAAGCAGAAAGCAGGACTAAAACCGCTTAAGGTTTATGTGATGGCAGAAATTCCGTCAAATATAATTTTAGCCGAAGAGTTTAGTAAGATTTTTGACGGGTTTTCGATCGGCTCTAATGATCTGGCTCAGTTGACGTTAGGGCTTGATCGCGATTCAGGGATAATTTCACACATTGCTAATGAAAAAAATGAGGCAGTTAAAATTTTAATCCGTCAGTTAATAAAAATCGCCCATCAATATAAGCGCAAAGTTGGTATTTGCGGACAAGCGCCGTCGGACTTTCCTGATTTTGCTAAATTTTTAGTCAAAGAAGGGATTGATTCCATCTCTCTTAATCCAGACACGGTCATTAAAACCACCATGGCTCTGAAGAAATAA
- a CDS encoding co-chaperone GroES → MSNLQPINDRVLIKPLKENEKTAAGIFLPQTAEEKSDKGEVVAVGPGKLLDNGSRAPMSVKPGDKVIFDKYGGEEIKINKEEFIIVSEDKILAIIS, encoded by the coding sequence ATGTCAAATCTACAACCCATTAATGATAGAGTTTTAATTAAGCCGCTCAAAGAGAACGAAAAAACCGCAGCTGGCATTTTTTTACCGCAAACAGCCGAAGAAAAATCCGACAAGGGCGAGGTTGTTGCCGTCGGCCCCGGTAAATTATTAGACAATGGTTCGCGTGCACCGATGAGCGTAAAGCCTGGCGACAAAGTGATTTTCGATAAATATGGCGGCGAAGAAATAAAAATAAACAAAGAAGAATTTATTATTGTTAGCGAAGACAAAATTTTAGCAATTATTTCATAA